In the genome of Dethiobacter alkaliphilus AHT 1, one region contains:
- a CDS encoding PAS domain-containing hybrid sensor histidine kinase/response regulator, with translation MPKNDDHKKFHDLRRQAEEEIKGNFREIPDTLEALPPEESRRLLHQLRVYQVELEMQNEELRRAQLELEASRGLYFDLYNLAPFGYVIMDEWSVIRDANITFARMVDTERSQLTGEPFTRFIDREDQDTYYLKRKQLWKTKKQEACELRLVKKGGSCFWIRLEMTVVNGHDRSAPVCRAVIMDITQLKQAEEIQKNAHTVLEHMVRERTSELEKANQKLQVEIEQRNKAEAALQKSEEHFRKMVELMPVAIFAHTEDSIIFANTAATELLKAADTQDLLGKALVEFLHADDQVQFEQLLKCVLHERVEKKTFSAKFVSVAGADIDIELSLIPFAHQNVPAVQVTAYNITERKQIEEEIIKAEKLESISILAGGIAHDFNNILTIILGYLSVVRKPFNAGKSIETYSHLKEIEKATIQAIGLTKQLLTFAKGGAPVKSAASIEELIEETVMFTSSGSNVRCQFAFADDLMPVEVDRGQISQVLNNLIINAVQAMPGGGTIFISVENIAVDKTSSLPLQEGNYIQISVRDEGEGIPEEVRRQIFTPFFSTKSTGTGLGLTTSYSIIKQHGGHITVDSQVGAGATFAFYLPASGGIMLKESNLSRQLKTGSGRVLVMDDEEAILRLAAEMLPLLGYDAEFARHGNEAIALYAKAFRSTEPFAAVILDLTIRGAMGGKDTVKKLLELDPEVKAIVSSGYSNDAVLSDYRAYGFKGMVSKPYQLEELADVLHQVILGTV, from the coding sequence TTGCCTAAAAATGATGACCATAAAAAATTTCATGATTTGCGCAGGCAAGCCGAGGAAGAGATAAAGGGGAACTTTCGTGAGATTCCCGATACCCTGGAGGCCCTGCCGCCTGAAGAGTCACGGAGGCTGCTCCACCAACTGCGGGTTTATCAGGTGGAGCTTGAGATGCAGAATGAGGAACTGCGCCGGGCACAATTGGAACTTGAAGCTTCGCGCGGACTGTATTTCGACCTCTACAACCTGGCTCCTTTTGGATATGTAATCATGGATGAGTGGAGCGTTATTCGGGATGCCAATATTACGTTTGCCCGGATGGTCGACACGGAAAGAAGCCAATTGACCGGTGAACCGTTTACCCGCTTCATCGACAGAGAAGACCAGGATACCTACTACCTAAAGCGAAAACAGCTTTGGAAAACAAAAAAACAGGAAGCCTGTGAGCTGAGGCTTGTTAAAAAAGGCGGTTCCTGCTTCTGGATACGTCTGGAAATGACCGTTGTGAACGGTCATGACAGGAGTGCACCGGTATGTCGCGCGGTTATCATGGACATCACGCAACTAAAGCAGGCGGAAGAAATTCAAAAAAATGCCCACACTGTACTAGAGCACATGGTTCGCGAAAGAACGTCTGAGCTTGAAAAAGCCAATCAAAAACTGCAGGTTGAAATCGAGCAACGTAACAAAGCAGAAGCTGCACTGCAGAAAAGTGAAGAGCATTTTCGCAAAATGGTGGAACTTATGCCTGTAGCAATCTTTGCTCATACTGAAGATAGTATTATCTTTGCCAATACCGCAGCAACGGAGCTGTTAAAAGCCGCAGATACTCAGGATCTTCTGGGAAAAGCTCTGGTGGAATTTTTACATGCAGATGATCAGGTGCAGTTTGAACAATTATTAAAATGCGTCTTGCATGAAAGAGTTGAAAAAAAAACATTCAGCGCAAAGTTTGTCTCAGTGGCAGGAGCAGATATTGATATAGAGCTGTCACTAATACCTTTTGCTCATCAAAACGTACCGGCTGTCCAGGTTACAGCTTATAATATCACTGAACGCAAACAAATAGAGGAAGAAATCATCAAAGCCGAAAAACTTGAATCCATCAGTATCCTTGCCGGCGGCATTGCCCACGATTTTAACAACATATTGACAATTATACTGGGGTACCTTTCCGTCGTCAGGAAACCTTTCAATGCAGGTAAGAGTATAGAGACTTACTCTCATCTCAAAGAAATAGAAAAAGCAACCATCCAGGCAATAGGCCTGACAAAACAGCTGCTGACCTTTGCCAAAGGCGGAGCACCTGTAAAAAGTGCCGCATCAATCGAGGAGCTGATTGAAGAAACTGTAATGTTTACGTCGTCTGGTTCCAATGTCAGATGCCAGTTCGCGTTCGCGGATGATCTCATGCCTGTTGAGGTGGATCGCGGACAAATCAGCCAAGTCTTAAACAACCTCATTATAAATGCTGTGCAAGCGATGCCCGGAGGTGGAACTATATTTATCTCCGTGGAGAATATAGCAGTTGATAAAACGAGTAGCCTGCCTCTGCAGGAAGGTAATTATATACAGATATCTGTCCGTGACGAAGGCGAAGGAATCCCAGAGGAAGTACGCAGGCAGATCTTTACTCCCTTTTTTTCAACAAAGTCAACAGGAACAGGATTAGGCCTGACAACCAGTTATTCTATTATCAAGCAGCACGGGGGGCATATTACTGTGGATTCCCAGGTGGGAGCCGGAGCAACGTTTGCTTTCTACTTGCCGGCTTCTGGGGGTATTATGCTAAAAGAGTCAAACCTCAGCAGGCAGCTTAAAACAGGCAGCGGACGAGTGCTGGTAATGGACGATGAAGAAGCGATTCTGAGGCTGGCCGCTGAAATGTTACCCTTACTTGGTTACGACGCTGAATTCGCCCGCCATGGCAATGAGGCTATCGCACTTTATGCCAAAGCATTTAGATCAACAGAACCTTTTGCCGCGGTGATTCTTGATTTGACAATCCGTGGTGCTATGGGCGGTAAGGATACAGTGAAAAAACTTCTGGAGCTAGACCCGGAAGTAAAGGCCATTGTATCAAGCGGCTATTCAAATGATGCGGTTCTGTCCGATTACCGTGCTTATGGTTTTAAGGGTATGGTCAGCAAGCCGTATCAGTTGGAAGAGCTGGCTGATGTATTGCACCAGGTTATCTTAGGAACGGTTTA